CCAGCACCCCGTCAAAGCTGAACGAGGCGTCCAGCAGTTCCAGATAGATAAACCCGCCCCAGCCGGCACGCACCACGCTACTGTCCTGGCCCATCAAGGCGCTGATGCCGTTGACCACGGTATACGCGATCAGCCCCCATACCCCGGCGACCAGCAAGCGCCAGGCCTCTGGCAATGGCAGCGCGCTGGCCAGCGCCAGCAAGATCAGCAAGGTCAGCACCACGCCGGCCATTTCCAGGCGGCCCAGTTGCTGCATGGCCCGTTCCAGCGGGCGCAGCCAGTGGCTTTCCTTGTTCTGGTTCAGAAAGAAATGCCAGAACACCTGTAACAGGAACGTCCCGCCAAAGGCCATGACTTCGATATGCGCCGACTGCAAGGTGGTGGCATAGCGCTGCGGCGCCACGATGGCCATGGTCAGGACGTCCGAGGCCGGCCACTGGCCGCTGCTGATCCATTCGTACACGGAGAAGGGCCCGGGCAGGGGCGGAGCGTGGGCGATGATGGCGACGATCACCAGCGGGAACAGCACGCGCATGCCGAACACGGCGACGATCATGCCCCACACCAGAAAACGCTGCTGCCAGCGCTTGTCCCAGTGCCGCAAAATGCTGGCGTTCACGACGGCGTTATCAAAACTGAGGCTGGTTTCCAACAACGCTAGGTTGAACGCGGCCCACAAGCCGGCGCTGCCGCCCAGTACCGCGGCAATGGCCAGACCGGCACAGCTGACCCAGATGGCGTGATGAAAGTATTTCAGTGTCTTCATTTATGGTTTGTTCTGTTCTGCGGCTGAACCGGCATTATGCCCGTTTGCCAGCGGCATACAGGGCTTTGAGTGCACCCGCTTGTACGCCTATACTCGACCTGTTGCGCCGCAAGCACGACCCACAGTGCAATCGGGACGCGGCACGAAACCACGTAAAAAAGGATGGAAACAACAATGAGTCAGGCATACCTCGAACTCGTCAAAGCGCACGACGCGCTGCTGCAGAAAAAAGATGCGCCCCTGTACAGCTCGCTGGATGGCTTGAACCCGGCCGCCTCGACCGCCAAAGCCGGTGCCCCGGTGGTGATGATTTTCGCCCCGCACCCGGATGATGAATGCATTATCGGCGCGCTGCCGCTGCGCCTTGCCCGCGAAGCCGGCTA
This is a stretch of genomic DNA from Silvimonas iriomotensis. It encodes these proteins:
- a CDS encoding DUF475 domain-containing protein, yielding MKTLKYFHHAIWVSCAGLAIAAVLGGSAGLWAAFNLALLETSLSFDNAVVNASILRHWDKRWQQRFLVWGMIVAVFGMRVLFPLVIVAIIAHAPPLPGPFSVYEWISSGQWPASDVLTMAIVAPQRYATTLQSAHIEVMAFGGTFLLQVFWHFFLNQNKESHWLRPLERAMQQLGRLEMAGVVLTLLILLALASALPLPEAWRLLVAGVWGLIAYTVVNGISALMGQDSSVVRAGWGGFIYLELLDASFSFDGVLGAFALTRNIFLIAIGLGIGAMFVRSFTLMLVDKGTLSELRYLEHGAFWAIGALAVVMLIAPIAEVPDAATGGIAAVLIILAALHSWHANRKDRREGRG